Proteins from a single region of Halichoerus grypus chromosome 13, mHalGry1.hap1.1, whole genome shotgun sequence:
- the COMT gene encoding catechol O-methyltransferase has translation MPEAPPLLLAAFSLGLVLLALVLCLRRWGLAIPFIYWHELVVQPLYNLFMGNTKEQRILHHVLQHAVAGDPQSVLKAIDTYCLEKEWAMNVGDKKGQILDAVVREQCPRVVLELGAYCGYSAVRMARLLEPGARLLTIEINPDYAAITQQMLDFAGLQDRVTVVVGASQDFIPQLKKKYDVDTLDMVFLDHWKDRYLPDTLLLEECGLLRKETVLLADNVIFPGTPDFLAYVRGNSRFECTHFTSYLEYSKAVDGLEKVVYMGPGSPTQP, from the exons ATGCCGGAGGCCCCACCACTGCTGTTGGCAGCCTTCTCCCTGGGCCTGGTGCTCCTGGCGCTGGTGCTGTGCCTGCGACGCTGGGGCTTGGCCATACCCTTTATCTACTGGCACGAGCTGGTCGTGCAGCCCCTCTACAACCTGTTCATGGGCAACACCAAGGAGCAGCGCATCCTGCACCATGTGCTGCAGCACGCAGTGGCCGGGGACCCACAAAGCGTGCTGAAGGCCATCGATACCTACTGCTTGGAGAAGGAGTGGGCTATGAACGTGGGTGACAAGAAAG GCCAGATCTTGGATGCGGTGGTGCGGGAGCAGTGCCCGCGGGTGGTGCTGGAGCTGGGCGCCTACTGCGGCTACTCGGCCGTGCGCATGGCCCGCCTGCTGGAGCCCGGGGCCCGCCTGCTCACCATTGAGATCAACCCGGACTACGCCGCCATCACCCAGCAGATGCTGGACTTCGCGGGCCTGCAGGACAGG GTCACCGTTGTGGTCGGGGCATCCCAGGACTTCATCCCGCAGCTGAAGAAGAAATATGATGTGGACACGCTAGACATGGTCTTCCTCGACCACTGGAAGGACCGGTACCTGCCGGACACGCTCCTCCTGGAG GAGTGTGGCCTGCTACGGAAGGAGACAGTGTTGCTGGCCGACAACGTCATCTTCCCGGGAACACCAGATTTCCTGGCATACGTGCGCGGGAACAGCCGCTTTGAATGCACACACTTCACCTCGTACCTGGAATACTCAAAGGCAGTGGATGGCCTGGAGAAGGTTGTCTACATGGGCCCGGGCAGCCCAACACAGCCTTGA